Sequence from the Seonamhaeicola sp. ML3 genome:
TAGGCTTTTCATCAAATAACTGGAGGTATAAGCCCCATTCTTTCAATACCGCATTTATATAAGGTGATTCTACACTATGCTGTTTCGTTATTCGCTTATTACAACCACAAAACGTACATAAACTTTCGCAAAAAGGAAGGTGTATATAAAGACTTATTCCTTCTTTGGAATTGCTTTCCTTTAGTGATTTTACAAGTGATTCTTTCCATGAATTTAACGAGAACGTCCTTTCATCCCAATAAGGAACGGTTGGATAGCTCGTATACCGGGGACCCGCAATATTATACTTATTAATTAACGCTCTTGACATACCTGACTTTTAATAGTTCAAAAGTATTATCTATACTGCTTTTAAAAAATGATATATATCATATAGGTATTTGTATTTATTTGAATATTGCGTACCTTCACATAAACAAAAAAACACATTGAAAATGAAAAAAATTAGTTTGCTTTTATTAGCATTAATGCTAGTAACAACAGCTTGTAAAGATGAAAAAAAGGCAACCGATACAACAGAAAAAGAAGTCGTTAAAACCGAAAAATTTGTTGTAAAACCAGAAGCAACTTCTGTAAAATGGACGGCTTACAAAACAACAGAAAAAAAAGGTGTTGGCGGGGAATTTACATCGGTAAAATTTGATGTAAAAGAGGGCAGCTCTGCTCAAGAGGCTCTTAACAATTTAAAATTCTCTATTCCAATTAGTAGTTTGTTCACTAATGATGCCACAAATACTAGAGATGCCAAAATCAAAACATTCTTCTTTGGAAAAATGCTCGATACCGATATGCTGAAAGGCACAATAAGTTATGATGGTGACAAATGTTCTGCTGCACTTACTATGAATGGCGTTACCAACGACCTCCCTTTAGAGGTAAGTATTACAGACGGAAGACGCGTATCTATGACCGGTGTAATGAACTTGGCAGAATGGGATGCACTTGATGCGCTTAGCGCACTAAATAAAGTATGTTACGATTTACATAAAGGCCCCGACGGTGTTAGTAAAACTTGGGAAGACGTTGCTATTGAAGTAAGCACATACTTAAGAGACAAATAGGTTAAAAACTTAATGACCACCCAACAAATCCTTGAAAAGCTAGTTTCATTCCCAGTACTGGGCGGCGAAAGTAATTTAGAAATTATCCATTGGATAAAAGATTATATAGAAAGCTTTGGTATTACAACAAAATTGGTTCCCAATGAGCGTAATACCAAGGCTTCTTTGCATTGTAGAATGGGACCAGCGGTTGACGGAGGTGTTATCTTATCTGGCCATACCGATGTGGTTCCTGTAAAAGGTCAGCCCTGGGACTCCGATCCTTTTACATTAACAGAAAAAGACGACAATAACCTTTATGGACGTGGCAGCTGCGACATGAAAGGCTTTTTAGCTTGCTGCTTAGCAGCACTACCTGAAATAGTAAATAGTAAATTAAACAAACCATTATATTTCGCGTTCTCTTACGATGAAGAAATAGGCTGTTTGGCTGCCCCTGCACTTATAGAAGATATTAAAAAAACGTATTCTGAAATCCCTAAATATGCCATAATTGGTGAGCCATCCATGCTACAACCTATCATAGGGCAAAAAAGCATTCATATAATTGATATTAGTATTACCGGATCCCAAGGGCATAGCAGCCGAATTAAACAGGAAGTTAGTGCTGTGCACGAAGCGGCACATATTATTCTTTGGGCCGAAGCTAAAATGAATGAACTCATTAATACGGGCCGACTGGATGATAGATTCAATCCGCCACATTCCTCCCTGCATACAGGTCTAGTTAATGGTGGCATTGCACCAAATATTATTGCAAACAAAGCCACTTTATCATTGGATATACGGTGTCTACCTCAAGATAATGCCGAAAGTCTCTATAAAGAACTCAAGGCTTTTTGTGAGCAAAGAGAAACTTTACAACAATCGGTTTTTCCTAAATTTAATATTGAAGTGGTTGAAAACCACCCTATAGTACCGTCATTAAATACAAGTGAAAATTCTACTGTTGTAGACTTAATAGGAAAAATAACAGGCAACTACAATTGGACAACCGTATCCTATGCCTCGGAAGCAGGTCATTTTTCCAATGCCGGTTTCGAAAGTATTATATGCGGACCTGGATCTATAGCCCAAGCACACCGAGCTAACGAATTTATTTCTAAAGATCAATTAAACAAAGGATTGGAAATGATAAAAAACTTAGTTAGCCTAGAAGCAAACACACTTTAATTCTTATGTTTTTTGTTTTCGAAAAAATTTAAAGCTAACTTCACAAAAAATCTTTAAAAAAAGAACCTAGCATTAATTAAATGCAATTAGAAACACTTGTTAAAAAATTTCAGGATAAAGACGAAAACGCTTTTGAATCACTATATAACATGTATAGCCAAAGTATTCATGGTGTTATTTTTAATATTGTAAAAGATGATGCTTTAGCCGATGAAATAACCCAAGACGTGTTTATAAAAGCCTGGCATAAATCTAACTCTTATAATAGTGGTAAAGGCCGATTTTTTACTTGGATTTTAAATATTGCTAGAAATGCAGCAATTGACAAAACACGTTCTAAAGACTTTAAGAAAAATAAGCAAAACCTTAATGCCGATTTTTTCGTAAATATTATTGAAGCCTCTGATAATTTGGACAACAAAACCGATGCTATTGGCATTAAACAATTTGTAAGCAAACTAGCCGATAACTGTAAAAAAATCATAACCCTACTATATTTTAAAGGATATACTCAAAGTGAAGCTTCAGAAACACTAAACATGCCTATAGGCACAATAAAAACTAGAAACCGAAATTGCATTAAAGAACTTCGAAACATGGTTCTTAATTAAACAATGGATACAAAAGCATACATAGAATCTGGAATTTTAGAGCTATACGTAGCCGGCGTCCTCTCCAAAAAAGAAAATGAAGAGATATATGCGCTTATGCAAAAACATCCTGAAATTTTACAAGAGGTTTTAGAAATTGAAAGTGCTGTGGTTAAACTTACTGCTGCGACTTCTTCACATAACACGAATAAAAATATTCAGTATTTAAAACATAAGTTAGGTTTTAAAAACACCAAAGTAGTTTCAATAAAACCTAAGTACAATTGGCTGACTTACACCGGTTGGGCAGCTTCCATAATTTTAGGAGCTGGATTATTATGGACTATAAACCAAAATAATCAGTTAAAATCCGATATTAATGTTGCTACTATAAATGAACAATTATTAGAATCTGAAATAGAAAAAGCAAACAGTAATTTAAAAGATGCCAAACACCTTATTTCGGTTTTAAGGGATAGAAACATAATAGCTGTACCGCTTCCTGGACAAACCGCTTACCCAGATGCTTACGCCAAGGTTTATTGGGATAAAAATGCCAATAACATTTATTTAGATGCAGAAGGTTTACCCTTACCACCAGAAGGCAAAGTTTACCAAGTTTGGTCTTTAACATTAAATCCTTTGAGCCCTACAAGCCTAGGAATACTCAATAACTTTAATACAGATGAAAATAAAATATTTACCATAAGAAACACTAACCAATCTCAGGCATTTGGCATTACTTTAGAACCTGCTGGTGGTAGCTCATCACCTACTTTAGACCAACTTTACACCTTAGGTCTTGTTGAAAACAATTCTTAAAAAAAGGAAAGCTACTAATTATTTCAAATTAAGTAACTTTCCTAAGCAACAAACCAACCAAAAAAAACTAATACTTTTAATCTACAAAAGACGTTTAAAGATTTCTACTGTTTAAAATTTATAACTTATTACACCCTTTATGAAAAATGGTGTACCGGGCGTAAAATGAATTTCTTCAACAGGTGTTATTTCGTTTTGAAGTCTTGATTCTGTAGCAAATTGTGTTTCGTTCCACTCGGTGTCAAAAAGGTTTTCTATCACAACACCAAAAGTTATATTTTTAATAGTGTAATTCGCATTAATATCAGTCACAAAATAACCATCGGCAACAATACTGTTATCTTCATTGGCAGGTCTATCATCTAAGTACCTATAGTTTATGCTTCCAGAAAACCCTTTATAATCTTGCAAAGACAAACCTCCAGTTACTGTGAAATCTGGGGCCAACGGAATGTAATCATTTCCTTCATCTTCAGCAGTACTTCGTGCTTTAGTATAGGTAGCATCGGTATTAAAATGAATATAGTCTGAAAACTGATAGCGAATACCGAAATCTACTCCATAACGTTCTGTTTTTCCGCTGGGTTCAACAACCCCGGCATCGCCCACATAAACAAATTCCTGTTCTAAAAACAAATACCAAAATGCAGTATTTAAGAGCAATTTTTGTGTTGGTTTCCAAATATTACCAAAATCAACACCATATGCTTTGGGCAAAATATTTTCTTGTGTATTGGTTACAACCACACGTGTATCGTTTGAGTGAAAACCAATGCCCGATTTTAAAAACCACTTTATGTTGTTATTAGCTGTGTAAAATAAGTTAAGCTTAGGGCTGAAAATCGTTTTGCCTTCAGATAACGTTTCACCAGTATTGCTAAGTTTATCTTTGTAGATAAACTTATAATTATCTAACCTAACACCTGGTGTAAACGTAAATTTGCCTTTTGTAAATGCTGTATTAAAAAAAGCTGATGTATTAGTTTGATTAATATCTCCTAACTGTACCGCTTCGTTTAATGTAGTTTTATTTATAGTTTTTGACAACTCATTATTATTCGAAATATCATACCTAAAAGACAACCCATAATTTAAATTCACCTCAATATCATTTAAAAATGTTTCGGTTGTAAAGGCGGTGTTCAAACCAAAAATATTGCGACTTTCCTTTTGTTTAATTTGGTCTCCGTTCTCCTCATCATCTAAAAAGAAGGTGAAATTTGAAAATAATTCGAAATTATAATTACTGTAAAAAGCGTTGGTTTTAAATATAGTGTTATCACTAACCTGTTTTGTTAAACTCACATTGAAATTAGTTCTGTCAGTAGTACCACCTTCAGTATCATCAATTGCGCCAAATCTTGAGATTAATCCGCTATTTACGGCTCGCACAGGAATTTGTCCCGAAGCATCCCAAGTACTTGTAAAATGCGAAGCTGTTAGCGTTATTTTATCGTTTGAAGGTGTGAATAACACGTATTTTCCAAACATATTAAGTCTGTTGAAATTTTGTGGCGACTCAAAAGGACCATCACTTTGTAAATTTTCAATGGCTACGTATGCATGTTGGTTATTCACCTTATCAAGTAAATTAAACATACCCAATACACGTGACGTATTAAACTGCCCCAAACCAAATGAAATAGTACTGTTGTTTAAATAATCTTTGGTGGAAAAATCTACATATCCCGCAGTATTAAAATCGCCTTTATTGGCATAATATGGTCCTTTACCAAAATCTATTTTATTCACCGTTTCTGGTATTATAAAATGCAAATCACTATACCCTTGCCCATGAGAATGTGAGACCATATTTACTGGCATACCATCAACCGAAAGAGCTATATCTGTACCGTGATCTATATCAAAACCTCGTAAAAATATTTGTTCGGCTTTACCACCTCCTGCATGCTGCCCGATAATTAATCCGGGTACTTTACGTAATATTTCTTGTGATGACTTTACAGGATTTGTATTTAAATCTAAATCGGTAACAGTGCTTAAGGCATTTAACTGCTCTGAAATCACCAATTCATCTAACGAATATACTTTTTCAGATAACTGAATGGTTATATACTCTTGCACATTCTCTAGATATATAATTTTTGTTTTGTAACCTAAAAGTCCAATTTTAATAGAATCACCAACTTTTGTGTCATTTAAAATAAACGTTCCTGTTTCTAGTGAATGAGCGTGACTTTTAGAGTTTAAATTATAAATATACGCGGCTTCTAAAGGTTGGTTTTTAGTGTTTAACACTTTCCCTTTAAGCTGCTGCGCGTTAGTTTTAACAAAAGCGAAAAGCACCAGTAAGCAAAGCCATATTTTGGTTAATTTAATTATCATAATCAGGCATTAAATATTTTCAATTTTTTTTGTGGTAAGCGGACCTAGTTCAAAACTACTTTCTAACAACTCGTGTTTTATTTTTTTTGCTTCATCAAACTTTCCGTTAGCTTTATAAACTTCTGCTAAATGATAAAGCGCTTCGGGTTCAAAGGTTTTTCCAACAACATGGTCTTCCATTATAGTTAAAGCCTTATCTTCTTGGTTATTGTTAAAATACACCCATGCTAACAAACTGTAAGTTTGCGGTGTTGCTCTGTTTTCCACTTCTGTATGAGCTGTATTAAGAGCTTTCATAAAATGTGAAGGCTCATCAGCGAGCAAAAGTACATTATTAATATTATACATATCACCGTAAAAAGGGTTTTTAACGACCTCTCTAAACGAATTTAACTGCCTTTCTTTAAACTTATTATCACCTTTATAATCAGCTATTTCAGCTTTTAACAGGTAATAATCTGGTGAGTTGTGAGTTGATTTTATCGCTTCTAAAATATTTAAGGCTTCATCAGGATTTTTCTCATGTGAATATACTATCCAAGCTATACCTTTTTTTGCATAAGCATTATTTGGATTTAATTGTAAGGCTTTTAAATAATGATTATACGAGGCCCTGATTTTACCAGCATGCCCATAATAATCTGCTAAATTAGTATAGACCCATTGTTTCATGGTTTTGAGGTTTGAAGATTCAGCAATGTCTTTAGCGCGTTCCATATATCTGATGGTCGCTTCAAGATTACCCTCGTAATCTGACCACTTTGATAATCGGATTAAAAAATCAAAATCTGACAAATCTCTAATCTCAGTTAGGTAGGTTTTCGCTAATTCATAATTACCCAATTCTAAATATACATCAAACATCATGCATTGTGTAGCTCTTAGATTTTCACCCACGATTTCGGCCTTTTTTAAAAGTTCTAAAGCTTCTTTAAATCTATGTTGTGAAATGTAGTTTCTTGCCAAACCTCTTAAGTAACTAGCATTTTTGTATTGCGTTTTTTTATTAGCTTCGGCTAGATATTGTCCAGCTTTAACTAAATACTCTATATTACCTGTTTCATTAAACAAAACAGATTGAGATGCTGCAAGTTTTACTAAATAAGGGAATTGATTTGGTTCTTTTTCTAGCTTTTCTTCCCAAAAGATGGCATCCTTATTTGCTAAATGTAGCACCTCATTTTCTGTTGTATTTAAAAACGCATTGTAATGTGCTTTTTGAGTTATTCTTTGCGAAGTATCATTACAACTACTTGTAATTATAATAATAGCAAGTAGTAATATTTTTTTTGTGGTCTGCATATTTTTTATTTTTTTTTATTGATACTCTTTTTAAAGTCGTTGTAAAATAACCTCAAGGACATTAAAACATACCTTGAGGCTAATTATTTTATTTTACCAAGGTGAGGCTAAATAAGGGAAAGAGGCTAAAAAAGGTTTATCGTTTGCATCAACATTATCATTAGATAACCCTGGGTTTTCTGTAAAATCTTCACCTCCAAAGATTAGCAAAAGTTCTACTGTAATAACATCGTCTACCAAAGCTCTTCCCGTTAAAACATTTGTTCCATCGAAAAATGTTGTTGTTCCATCCAGAGAAACATTTAAAACATCTGTAGCTAAAAGCCCTGTAAATGCTGCTGCATCTAAACCTAGCGCATTAGTATCTCCATTGTTTGAAAACGCAGGACTAAGCGCCGTTAGATTAGTTTGAAACATACTTTGAAAAGCAGCATTTTGTTGAGATGGCACTGTTACATTGAATGTGTCTTTACTATCCGATGATACAAAAACTGTGTTTACTGCTGGCCTACCCATTTGATCTTTTTGCGTATAGGTTCCAGAAAAATCTATTGGCTCTGGTAGAATGACATCATCACTGTTAGAACAATTAAAAACTGTTAATACCATAACCATAAAGACTGTTAATATTTTAATATTTTTCATAATTTAAATTTTTAGTTGTGTTTGTTATTTTCTTTTAGCTTCAACCCAAGTATTAATAGTGCCACTGCCACCAATCATAGGTTTTGGCACTTCAACTATTACAGACATTACGTTTGTGCCTGCAAAGGTATCTGCCCCGGGGTTGTTAAAACTCGTGGCGTTACCTGCAATAATTTCGGAATATTGGGCAAAATCCATAAAAAAGGGATCGTCCCTAGGACCTGCAAAAAATGACATACCATTATTAGTTGCTATTATGGCAGAAGAACCGTAAGGTGTAATATCTACAACACCTCCTACAGTAGCATTCACTTGTATTACACTATTTAAACCTGTTGAAGAAGGCTGTATCGGACCAAAGAAATACATTTTACCATCCCTTGGAATGGCTTGAATCACCAAATCTTCAACACTATCTCCTGTAGTATCAATATTAAATTCTACTAATACATTTTCGTCAAAGCTGGCTGTTGATGTTCCTGAAGGACTCAATAAACCTTGTAGATTAGCTACAAACACTAAGTTATCTGTATTCTCCGCCTGAAAGGCATAAAAATCGGTAATATCACTTGTGCCACCCTGTACGCTTGGAGCATCAATATGATCTGCCGCTACCACTATTAAACCTATTACGGTTATAATAGTTATTCCTAGAACATTTCTAATTTTTTTCATAATTCTTGATTTTAGTTAAATTAAAACTCTGTTTAATGTGAATACCTACGTAAAAACAAAAAGAGCGGTTTTGTTAAAATTTTGTTAATGCAATTAGTTTTTAGATTATGCTACCAATGCATTACATTTACAATAGCATTAAAAACACCTTTTCAATGAACCCATCTGCTCAAGGTTGGATTAAAAAATTATTACTAGAAGTTTCTGAAAATGATGCTTTTCTAAATGTTGAGGACACCTATTTTTACGATGCATTGCGAGGTTGTGGATTTATTTATGGCAATAATTTAGATGTTATACTTGCTGTTGTTGACAAAAAAGATTTCACTGAAGAAGAAATATCCAAGACCAACTTACTTTTGGCATTGCTCTACACACATCATAACGCTAACACTAACACCAATTTTGTAGACAGTGCTATCGATTTTTACTCCTCAATAAACGAATTGAAAATCTCTTTTTTGCAAGGTTTACTAGGCGGGAAAAAATCTAGTGAAAAATTAGAAAAAATAATTCACAAGCGCACACAAATTGACGCCAATGCACTCACAAAGAACTTCAAATATTTTATTATCAATGCGCTTTTATACTTAGACGTTCTAGCCTACTCTGAATTTTTGAAGAAAGCATCTATTTCAATAGACTATCTTAGAAATTTGGAAGCCTCTATAGAAGCTATTATAATGAATGTTTTAAACTCTAAATCATTCAAAAACAAATACGATGAAAGTCTTATAAAATTATTCGAGTCTTCGTTGAGGTATCACGACTCAAAAGCTCTTGGCTACAAAAGTGCTATAACTAATATAACATCTCACTTAGAAAAAAATTACATTTTGGATTTGGCCTGTATGGCTACTTGGACGGATAAAAAAATTGACAAAAATGAACAACGCTTTTTAGTAACCCTTGGTACAGACTTGAACATTTCTAAAGATAGAATAAGGGAGTCTATTTCTTCAGTAAACCTATTTTATTCGGTCAATAAAGACAATATAGCATTATTGAGTTCCAAGAATATTGTACAGAGTTTTTACACAAACTCCAGCAATATGGTATCCAAGCTTATTTCTAGAAATAGAAAACGCTTATACCGAGAACTTTTAGACAGTAAAGAGCTTATGGTGCTGCTAACACAATCTACAGTTAGGGACTTAAGCCAAGATGAACAGAAAAAAGTACAAGAACAGCTACTAGATATTTTTAAATCCATACCTAGTTTAGCAATTTTCATGTTACCCGGCGGAGCGCTATTACTACCCTTGGTCATTAAATTTATCCCGAAACTTTTACCATCTGCCTTTGATGAAAATAGGATTGATGATTAACAGTAATTTACAATCAAAAAAATGAAGCTAAAAACCCAATCTATAATCTTGAAAAAAAACCTTTTACTACTTATTATAATTTTGAGCTTCACTTGTTGTAAATCTTCTAAAAAAGCTAAAAACAAAACTGAAACACCCACAGAAGTTACTGCTAAAAAAAGCAAGACATTATCTTTACCTGAATCCATCATTAATTTTGCGAAACAGTTTAAAGGAGTACGATATAAATGGGGCGGAACATCAAAATCTGGCATGGATTGTTCTGGTCTAGTTTATGAGTCGTTTAGAGCTCATCAAATATACTTACCTAGAATTTCTAGGGACATGGCTCGCAAAGGAAAAAAAATAAAACTCAAAGAAATAAAAGAAGGCGATTTATTGTTCTTTAAAACAAAAAATAGAAGGAATGCCATAAATCATGTGGGCTTAGTAACAAAGTCAAATGCTAAAGAAATCGAGTTTATACATGCTACCACCAGCAAGGGCGTAATTATATCTAATCTCTCTGAAAAATACTGGAATAAAGCCTTTGCTGAAGCCAGACGTATTCTGTAAGATTTTTTTATCTTACATCTAAATGCGATTACTCAACTTTTCCATAATAAAACTAACCATTTGCCTTATTGTAGGCATTGCCGTTGGTTATTTTATCAATCTATCGGTAAACCTATCGCTATTAATTACATTATTACTCATTCTTCTTTTATTAATCTCCTACACCGTTGCCAAAAAACAGTTTATCCAAACCCCATGGTTTGGTCTTTTGAGTTTATTGACTATGATAAGTATAGGAGTGCTTACGGTAAACCTTCACAATGAACAGAACTTTTCTAACCACTATTCGACTGAAATATCTAGTTCACCAGATTCTTCAAGGACAATAACCTTTAGAATCAGAGAAACATTAAAACCGGGAGCTTATCACAACAAGTATGTGGTAGATATTTTAAAAATTGACACTATTGAAGTAACGGGCAAATCGTTATTAAATATTGAAAAAGCCCCCTTACACCCTTATTTACAAATAGATGACATCTATGTAACAAAAACAGAATTCTCTAATATAGCAGCACCTTTAAACCCAGGGCAATTTGATTATAAGAGCTATTTAAAAAAGAAGTACATATACCACCAATTATACCTAAAAAACGAATCTCTATTCCTTATAAATTCTGAAGTGCACACGTTATTAGGAGTCGCCAATACATTGAGAAACTTCATCAATACAAAACTAAAATCATTCAGTTTTAAACCAGATGAATTAGCTATTATCAATGCTTTGTTCTTGGGGCAACGACAAGATATAAGCGAAGATGTTTATAGGAGTTACGCCAACGCTGGCGCTATACATATTTTAGCTGTTTCGGGCTTACATGTAGGTATCATTTTGATTTTTTTATCATTTGTTTTAAAACCTATTGAACGCTTTAAAAATGGTCACGTACTTAAAACCATATTGCTACTCATTCTTTTGTGGAGTTTTGCCATAATAGCCGGACTTTCAGCATCGGTAACCAGAGCTGTAACCATGTTTAGTATCGTGGCTATTGCCATGAATTTAAAAAGACCAACAAACATATACAATACACTTGCCATTTCTATATTGGTTATATTACTTTTTAAGCCGTTGTTTATTTTTGATGTAGGGTTCCAATTGAGTTATTTTGCCGTTTTGGCCATTGTTTCAATAGACCCGTTACTCTATAAGGTTTGGCGACCCAAAAACTGGTTATTAGACAAATACTGGCACACTCTTACTGTTACAATTTCGGCCCAATTAGGCATTATTCCCTTGAGCCTTTTTTACTTCCACCAATTCCCCGGATTGTTCTTTATTTCAAATTTAGTAATCATCCCATTATTGGGAATTATTTTAGGTTTTGGTATTCTAGTTATCATTTTGGCTATTTTAAATCTTCTTCCCCAGATTTTAGCCAATGTTTTCGGAAACATAATAGAAATCATGAATCGGTTTGTGAATTGGGTTTCTAATCAGAAAATGTTTCTTTTTGAGGATGTTTCCTTTAGTATCTTTTACACGATAGCATCTTATCTTGTAATTATCGCATTGGTTCAACTTTTTATAAAACGAAATTATAAGAGACTAAAATTATTTTTAATTACGATTTTAATATTTCAGCTATCCATTTTAATAATAAAATTTAAATCACCAGACAACCAGTTCGTTATCTTTCATAAGAGCAGAAACACCTTGGTTGCAAATATTAAAGACAACAAAATAATAGTTGCCCATGACTTTGATAGTATTACTAAATCTAAAAACAATATTGTAAAAAACTTCAGTGTTAAAAATCATATAAATACCATTGAAACTCATAGCATTAAACCAATATACCAGTTCAACAATAAAATATTTTTAGTTGTTGATAGCTTAGGAATTTATAATTTAAAATCTATGAAACCCGATTATGTTTTTTTACGACAATCACCCAAAATAAACCTGAATAGATTAATAGATTCCATAAAGCCAAAACAAATTATTGCAGATGGTAGCAACTATAAATCGTTTGTGAATAGTT
This genomic interval carries:
- a CDS encoding ComEC/Rec2 family competence protein → MRLLNFSIIKLTICLIVGIAVGYFINLSVNLSLLITLLLILLLLISYTVAKKQFIQTPWFGLLSLLTMISIGVLTVNLHNEQNFSNHYSTEISSSPDSSRTITFRIRETLKPGAYHNKYVVDILKIDTIEVTGKSLLNIEKAPLHPYLQIDDIYVTKTEFSNIAAPLNPGQFDYKSYLKKKYIYHQLYLKNESLFLINSEVHTLLGVANTLRNFINTKLKSFSFKPDELAIINALFLGQRQDISEDVYRSYANAGAIHILAVSGLHVGIILIFLSFVLKPIERFKNGHVLKTILLLILLWSFAIIAGLSASVTRAVTMFSIVAIAMNLKRPTNIYNTLAISILVILLFKPLFIFDVGFQLSYFAVLAIVSIDPLLYKVWRPKNWLLDKYWHTLTVTISAQLGIIPLSLFYFHQFPGLFFISNLVIIPLLGIILGFGILVIILAILNLLPQILANVFGNIIEIMNRFVNWVSNQKMFLFEDVSFSIFYTIASYLVIIALVQLFIKRNYKRLKLFLITILIFQLSILIIKFKSPDNQFVIFHKSRNTLVANIKDNKIIVAHDFDSITKSKNNIVKNFSVKNHINTIETHSIKPIYQFNNKIFLVVDSLGIYNLKSMKPDYVFLRQSPKINLNRLIDSIKPKQIIADGSNYKSFVNSWESICEKRKLPFHNTSKNGAFIIDY